One Algibacter sp. L3A6 genomic region harbors:
- a CDS encoding TonB-dependent receptor, translated as MNSIKLLISVLILAQTLLINAQSSLNGTITDSNNNPISGATVFLNTEPILFSITDSEGKYYLTNTPTGNYILSISHLGFKPINDNVSLNGNNTELSYNLESDLLNLHTVVITGNFTPTIQLESSTSVSTLNTKDLKQIVPQGTANLLQNIPGTFVDASAGEVFTRVYTRGVSAAAEDDMGWYYVSLQEDDLPVSLVQHSYYGPDLFHRVDLMTANVEALRGGSASITAMNAPGGVYNFISRQTNSKELTGEVQLQTGIQGEGNPYYRADAVLGSQLGNNWSFNAGGHYRHDEGARNTDFTFSKGGQFKFNLTKVNSRGYFKLYGKYLNDYTNRYNGVAATNWDNPEAAFGQDFNSSALLMPSYNASIPDGRYLEDGKTNSFNPSKGVHAKDLAVGLDLFQNLNNNWSIKNNMKFSTKNANWQTSISNAFVSLSDPTTYYLPSNGNPFPVGQIVFKNAQTGAEMARIDNSPIFAGSPINYLTDSTLPNDAVLGTSTWYKDNNADEFMQQLTLLKTWDNHDFSFGFSTGISNTSVFTQGSFAFSTYENNPTMLEVTLENPGEPVLYLSDEHGVSNYGGLFFTNSRADVFQAATFVNDIWKISDNIQLDLGLRYESIYHKGSNDRSAPFTQNGGLDADETTIYDNNILQPTGERDSFNFNYNYLSYSAGLNIKLTEDTSLFGRYSRGNKAPELNYYFNNFANVPIINAGEVQKIKQAELGLKSALKDFSFTTTLFWSELKNIGVSNFEFDDSTSSIFYTPIQFNNSQTFGLEWETIYNPIQYLTFRFNGVLQNPKARKWNIYDAAGSVDIADDSIINYSGNRLPFNPKLLFNLSAEFQKDKVSSFIKWKYTGKREGNVANAFQLAAYSVFDAGIGYQINKNLSARVLASNLLNSDGLANFFGANSFGANANGVTQDYINNNPDASFIVVPILPRSTMLTLNYAF; from the coding sequence ATGAATAGCATTAAATTACTAATATCAGTTTTGATATTGGCACAAACCTTATTAATTAACGCACAATCATCTCTTAACGGAACAATTACAGACAGCAACAATAACCCTATATCTGGAGCTACTGTTTTTTTAAATACAGAACCAATACTTTTTAGCATTACAGATTCCGAAGGCAAGTATTACTTAACAAATACACCTACGGGAAATTATATTTTAAGCATTTCGCATTTAGGATTTAAACCTATTAATGATAATGTTAGCTTAAACGGTAATAACACCGAGTTATCGTACAATTTAGAGAGCGACTTATTAAACCTACATACCGTAGTTATTACAGGGAATTTCACGCCTACAATACAATTAGAATCGAGTACCTCTGTGAGCACTTTAAATACTAAAGACTTAAAACAAATAGTTCCGCAAGGCACTGCAAACTTATTGCAGAACATCCCTGGAACTTTTGTTGATGCTTCTGCTGGAGAAGTTTTTACAAGAGTTTACACACGTGGCGTTTCGGCTGCAGCCGAAGATGATATGGGCTGGTATTACGTGTCTTTACAGGAAGATGATTTACCTGTGAGTTTAGTACAACACTCGTACTATGGTCCAGATTTATTTCATCGTGTAGATTTAATGACAGCAAACGTTGAGGCCTTAAGAGGCGGTAGCGCATCCATAACAGCCATGAATGCTCCTGGAGGCGTTTATAATTTTATTTCTAGACAAACGAACTCAAAAGAATTAACTGGTGAAGTACAATTACAAACTGGTATTCAAGGTGAAGGCAATCCATATTACAGAGCAGATGCTGTTTTAGGTAGCCAATTAGGAAATAATTGGAGTTTTAACGCTGGTGGACATTACAGACATGATGAAGGTGCAAGAAATACAGATTTTACGTTTAGTAAAGGCGGACAATTTAAATTCAACTTAACTAAAGTAAACTCTCGTGGATACTTTAAACTTTACGGAAAATATTTAAACGATTATACAAATAGATATAACGGTGTTGCGGCTACAAACTGGGACAATCCTGAAGCTGCTTTTGGACAAGACTTTAACTCCTCTGCCCTATTAATGCCTTCTTACAATGCATCGATTCCTGATGGTCGTTATTTAGAAGATGGTAAAACAAACAGTTTTAATCCATCAAAAGGTGTACATGCAAAAGATTTAGCGGTTGGGTTAGATTTGTTTCAGAACCTAAACAATAATTGGTCTATAAAAAACAACATGAAGTTTTCGACCAAAAATGCAAATTGGCAAACCTCAATCAGTAACGCTTTTGTATCATTGAGCGACCCTACAACGTATTATTTACCAAGTAACGGGAACCCTTTTCCTGTTGGCCAAATTGTATTTAAAAATGCTCAAACTGGAGCCGAAATGGCAAGAATTGATAACAGTCCTATTTTTGCAGGAAGTCCAATAAACTATTTAACCGATAGTACACTACCTAACGATGCTGTTTTGGGCACATCGACTTGGTATAAAGACAACAATGCCGATGAGTTTATGCAACAATTAACTTTATTGAAAACTTGGGACAACCACGATTTTAGTTTTGGTTTTTCTACTGGTATATCTAATACTTCCGTTTTTACACAAGGTAGTTTTGCATTTTCTACTTATGAAAATAACCCAACCATGTTAGAGGTTACTTTAGAAAACCCTGGTGAACCGGTTCTATATTTATCTGATGAGCATGGTGTAAGTAACTATGGTGGTTTATTTTTCACAAACAGTCGTGCTGATGTTTTTCAAGCAGCTACGTTTGTTAATGATATTTGGAAAATTTCTGATAATATCCAATTAGATTTAGGACTTCGTTATGAATCTATATACCATAAAGGCAGTAATGACCGTAGCGCTCCTTTTACACAAAATGGAGGTTTAGATGCAGATGAAACCACTATTTATGATAACAATATTTTACAACCAACAGGTGAACGTGATTCGTTTAATTTCAACTATAATTACTTATCATATTCAGCAGGTTTAAATATCAAATTAACCGAAGATACGTCTCTATTTGGACGTTATTCAAGAGGAAACAAAGCACCAGAATTAAATTATTATTTCAACAATTTTGCTAACGTACCTATTATTAATGCAGGTGAAGTACAAAAAATAAAACAAGCAGAATTAGGATTGAAATCAGCTTTAAAAGATTTCTCATTTACAACAACACTTTTTTGGAGTGAATTAAAAAATATTGGAGTTTCTAATTTTGAATTTGATGATAGTACAAGCAGTATTTTTTATACGCCAATACAGTTTAACAACTCACAAACATTTGGCTTAGAATGGGAAACCATTTACAACCCTATTCAATATTTAACCTTTCGTTTTAATGGTGTTTTACAAAACCCAAAGGCAAGAAAATGGAATATTTATGACGCAGCAGGATCTGTTGATATAGCAGATGATAGTATTATAAACTATTCTGGAAATAGATTACCATTCAATCCAAAATTACTATTTAATCTATCTGCAGAATTTCAGAAAGACAAAGTATCATCTTTCATTAAATGGAAATACACAGGCAAGCGTGAAGGTAACGTAGCTAACGCTTTTCAATTGGCCGCTTACAGTGTTTTTGATGCAGGTATAGGCTACCAAATAAACAAGAATTTAAGCGCTCGCGTATTAGCTAGCAACCTTTTAAACTCTGACGGACTGGCTAACTTTTTTGGAGCAAATTCTTTTGGAGCAAATGCCAATGGAGTAACTCAAGACTACATTAACAACAACCCAGATGCTAGTTTTATTGTTGTTCCTATTTTACCAAGAAGTACCATGTTAACACTTAATTATGCGTTTTAA
- a CDS encoding helix-turn-helix transcriptional regulator encodes MKVNKINIEPYEADGIVYHADTCLPLIDAFNRKKIKFKALARHTYPGDRLDENTMGLNSIGYWDANEPQDWGLDWHRNEGIEFHFLESGTMPYSQENKEVLLTPNHLTITRPWEAHKVGNPYVGMGKFYWVIIDLGVRRPHQEWAWPDWITLTSSDLGRLTTILRQNEKSIWKTDQTVRDCFLRINKAINTDENGSNASKIRLLVNYLLILLLDLLNTDDVVLDEKLTDSSRSVKFFLDELVNNLSENWTVELMAESAGVGVTRFTHHCKRLTNVTPMRYLTMKRLDLSKKILQENNELTIAEVAYMCGFATSQYFATVFKKHEKCSPNTYRLKYAVNVVDCV; translated from the coding sequence GTGAAAGTAAACAAAATAAATATTGAACCTTATGAGGCTGATGGTATTGTATACCATGCAGATACTTGTTTGCCATTAATTGATGCGTTTAACAGAAAAAAAATAAAGTTTAAAGCTTTAGCTAGGCATACTTATCCTGGCGATCGATTGGATGAAAATACCATGGGGCTAAACAGTATTGGCTATTGGGATGCAAACGAACCGCAAGATTGGGGTTTAGACTGGCACCGCAATGAAGGTATTGAGTTTCATTTTTTAGAATCGGGCACTATGCCGTATTCTCAGGAAAATAAAGAGGTTTTGCTTACTCCAAATCATTTAACAATTACACGTCCGTGGGAAGCTCATAAAGTTGGAAATCCATATGTTGGTATGGGGAAATTTTATTGGGTTATTATCGATTTAGGCGTGCGAAGGCCTCATCAAGAATGGGCTTGGCCAGATTGGATCACATTAACGTCGAGTGATTTAGGACGATTAACTACTATTTTAAGGCAGAATGAAAAATCTATTTGGAAAACCGATCAAACAGTTCGCGATTGTTTTCTTAGGATTAACAAGGCAATCAATACCGATGAAAATGGGAGTAATGCTTCTAAAATAAGGCTGTTAGTCAATTATTTATTAATTCTTTTACTCGATTTATTAAATACAGACGATGTTGTTTTAGATGAAAAACTAACTGATAGTTCACGAAGTGTAAAATTCTTTTTAGATGAATTGGTGAATAATTTATCCGAAAATTGGACTGTAGAACTAATGGCAGAATCTGCAGGTGTGGGAGTAACAAGGTTTACGCACCATTGCAAGCGTTTAACTAATGTAACGCCTATGCGCTATCTTACCATGAAGCGTTTGGATTTATCTAAAAAAATCCTTCAAGAAAACAACGAGTTGACTATTGCAGAAGTGGCCTATATGTGTGGTTTTGCAACAAGCCAATACTTTGCAACGGTTTTTAAAAAGCATGAAAAATGCTCGCCTAATACTTATAGGTTAAAGTATGCTGTAAATGTGGTAGACTGTGTTTAA